The Vitis riparia cultivar Riparia Gloire de Montpellier isolate 1030 chromosome 3, EGFV_Vit.rip_1.0, whole genome shotgun sequence genome segment tgaattgaaagactattattataaattattattatttttttattttatattattatgactcttgagtaaaaataaatataattaaatctcaacattttagttttttttgaaatttttggagaTCCAAGGTGGCATTGAGGTACAACATCTAGAGCACAAGGTACAAGGGGTCGCAGCACTCTAGGTCTTTCTTCTATTGCCAGGTCTCTCACAGAGTCACAGGGAAGCACTGAATTTGCATAGAAACAAAGCGAAGATTTTATGGTGATGAGGAGACTCTCACAGAGAAGCCCACTCCTCTTGACGGATCAAAATGGATTCACCAACACAAAATTCTTCAAATCCATTGAGTTTTCTACCTCAACACCCACCTCAGAAACCCTCAAATTTTCCCAGCAAATCTCAGATTTTCTCAAGCAAAACAACTGGAAAACCATCATGGCCTCATCCCACATCCCCTCCAAGCTAAACCCAGATGTGATTCGTGCCGTTCTTCATCAAAACCAGGTTGGTGACCCCAAACGCCTCCTAGATTTCTTCTACTGGTCCCAATCCCAAATGGGTGTCCCTCAGTTTCTGGATTCTTTCTCTATTCTTGCTGTTCAATTGTGTAATTCTGAGCTTTTTGGGCTTGCCAATGGGGTTTTGACACAAATGATCAGGACCCCTTATTCGAGCTCGTCGATTTTGGATTCTGTTCTTTTTTGGTTTAGGAATTATAGAGGGTCCAGTCCTGTAGTGTTTGATATATTGATTGATAATTACAAGAGGATGGGCATGTTGGATGAGGCTGCTAACGTGTTTTTTGTAGCCAAaaatgatagtattttgatcagtTTGATTCGGTGTAATTCTTTGTTGAAGGATTTGTTGAAATGTGGTATGATGGAATTGTTTTGGAAGGTCTATAATGGAATGTTGGATGCCAAGATGGGTTTTGATGTTTATACTTATACGTATTTGGTGGGTGCATTGTGTAAGACTGGGGATCTAAGAGGAGCCAAAAGGGTCCTTATTGAAATGGATGAGAAAGGTTTGAATCCTAATGAATTTATCTATAGTATGGTAATTGAAGGGATGTGCCAAGTTGGAGATATGGATGAAGCAGTTGAGCTGAAGAGAAGTATGGGGGAGAAGGGATTGGTTCCAAACACATATACTTACACCATTATTACTGCTGGGTTATGCAGAACAAAGAGAATGAATGAGGCAAAATTGACATTTGAAGAGATGCAAAAGACTGGTTTGAAGCCTGACTATAATGCTTGCTCAGCTTTGATTGATGGGTTCATGAGGGAGGGTGATATAGATGAAGTTCTAAGAATTAAGGACGTGATGGTTTCTTGTGGTATTCCAATAAATCTTGTCACTTATAATGTACTTATTCATGGTCTGTGTAAGTTTGGAAAGATGGAGAAGGCGGCTGAAATTTTGAAAGGGATGATTACATTGGGCTGCAAACCCAATTCCCAAACTTTTTGTTTACTGATTGAAGGGTATTGCCGGGAGCATAATATGGGTCGGGCATTAGAGCTTCTTGATGAGATGGAGAAGAGGAACTTAGTTCCTAGTGCAGTGAGCTATGGTGCATTGATTAATGGGTTATGCCATTGCAAAGATCTCTCACTGGCTAATAAGCTTCTGGAGAAAATGACTTTCAGTGGTTTGAAACCAAATGTTGTTGTCTATAGTACTCTTATCATGGGTTATGCCAGTGAAGGTAGGATTGAAGAGGCGAGAAGGCTTTTAGATGGAATGAGCTGTAGTGGAGTTGCACCTGACATATTTTGCTACAATGCTATCATATCTT includes the following:
- the LOC117911372 gene encoding pentatricopeptide repeat-containing protein At5g61990, mitochondrial-like — protein: MVMRRLSQRSPLLLTDQNGFTNTKFFKSIEFSTSTPTSETLKFSQQISDFLKQNNWKTIMASSHIPSKLNPDVIRAVLHQNQVGDPKRLLDFFYWSQSQMGVPQFLDSFSILAVQLCNSELFGLANGVLTQMIRTPYSSSSILDSVLFWFRNYRGSSPVVFDILIDNYKRMGMLDEAANVFFVAKNDSILISLIRCNSLLKDLLKCGMMELFWKVYNGMLDAKMGFDVYTYTYLVGALCKTGDLRGAKRVLIEMDEKGLNPNEFIYSMVIEGMCQVGDMDEAVELKRSMGEKGLVPNTYTYTIITAGLCRTKRMNEAKLTFEEMQKTGLKPDYNACSALIDGFMREGDIDEVLRIKDVMVSCGIPINLVTYNVLIHGLCKFGKMEKAAEILKGMITLGCKPNSQTFCLLIEGYCREHNMGRALELLDEMEKRNLVPSAVSYGALINGLCHCKDLSLANKLLEKMTFSGLKPNVVVYSTLIMGYASEGRIEEARRLLDGMSCSGVAPDIFCYNAIISCLSKAGKMEEASTYLLEIRGRGLKPDAVTFGAFILGYSKTGKMTEAAKYFDEMLDHGLMPNNPLYTVLINGHFKAGNLMEALSIFRRLHALGVLPDVQTCSAFIHGLLKNGRVQEALKVFSELKEKGLVPDVFTYSSLISGFCKQGEVEKAFELHDEMRLKGIAPNIFIYNALVDGLCKSGDIQRARKLFNGMPEKGLEPDSVTYSTMIDGYCKSENVAEAFSLFHEMPSKGVQPHSFVYNALVHGCCKEGDMEKAMNLFREMLQKGFATTLSFNTLIDGFCKSCKIQEASQLFQEMIAKQIMPDHVTYTTVIDWHCKAGKMGEANLLFKEMQERNLIVDTVTYTSLMYGYNKLGQSSEVFALFEKMVAKGVKPDEVTYGLVIYAHCKEDNLVEAFKLRDEVVGKGMLTKGTIHDLLITALCKREDLTEASKLLDEMGELGLKPSLAACSTLVRSFHEAGKMDQATRVFEGVKSLGLVPDTTTLIDLVNGNLNDTDSEDARNLIKQLV